From Pseudoalteromonas rubra, one genomic window encodes:
- a CDS encoding sensor histidine kinase: MRKLYLYLLASALISIVVLGWLLDTLSQQAEPAEDTFAWQAKLLYGVTNQSASIPETLRAAYMEQVSKDFDLPITYSSGDSLALPVELKNQMMQPEGLLLEDDIGYYLLKSAPSLAPDYLELRLEKPPEQYDSDVFLTLAFYAGICTFMWVILAPLARRLAVLVSAAKQFASGDLSARIEVNHFTYIKDLELTFNRMANQIEKLLAENKLMASSLSHDIRTPVACLRFGFDAAFEEDDIEQVHALMHRMEKDLDQMEDMLASYLSFATLEQKSHLLKFTPTQLDTYIGNVVEQMAPKLAKKQINASVSVPASLQLAADPHWLARAISNLLSNACDFANKQIIVSAQQLDHQIEIRVEDDGPGIEEENWAKVFNPFFQEQGHRNRAGKSYGLGLAIVAKVVDWHHGQASVSRSDLLGGAKFTLTFSCKAPRNTVKTD; the protein is encoded by the coding sequence ATGAGAAAGCTCTACCTGTATTTGTTAGCGAGCGCTCTGATCTCAATTGTGGTACTGGGCTGGCTGCTTGATACCCTGAGCCAGCAAGCTGAACCCGCAGAAGATACCTTCGCCTGGCAGGCCAAACTGCTTTATGGTGTGACCAACCAAAGTGCCTCCATCCCAGAGACACTGCGAGCCGCCTATATGGAACAAGTGAGTAAAGATTTTGACCTCCCCATCACCTATAGCTCCGGAGACTCCTTAGCGTTACCAGTCGAATTAAAAAACCAGATGATGCAGCCCGAAGGCCTGCTGTTAGAAGATGACATTGGCTACTACTTGCTTAAGTCTGCGCCCTCATTGGCTCCCGACTACCTGGAGCTGAGGCTCGAAAAGCCACCCGAACAATATGACTCAGATGTCTTTTTAACTCTGGCTTTTTATGCCGGAATTTGCACTTTTATGTGGGTCATCCTCGCGCCCTTAGCCAGACGACTTGCGGTACTGGTCAGTGCAGCAAAACAGTTTGCCAGCGGTGACTTAAGCGCCCGTATTGAGGTGAATCACTTTACCTATATCAAAGATCTAGAGCTGACCTTTAACCGCATGGCTAATCAGATAGAAAAGCTACTTGCCGAAAACAAGCTGATGGCGTCCAGTTTGTCTCACGACATTCGTACCCCGGTTGCCTGTTTGCGATTCGGTTTTGATGCTGCCTTTGAAGAAGACGATATTGAGCAGGTGCACGCCCTGATGCACCGGATGGAAAAAGATCTTGATCAGATGGAAGATATGCTGGCCAGTTATTTGTCTTTTGCCACCTTAGAACAAAAGTCGCACCTACTCAAATTTACCCCCACCCAGCTGGACACCTATATTGGTAATGTGGTTGAACAAATGGCCCCCAAACTGGCCAAAAAGCAAATTAATGCCAGCGTTTCAGTTCCCGCAAGCTTACAATTGGCTGCCGATCCCCACTGGTTGGCCAGGGCCATCTCCAACTTGTTGAGCAATGCTTGCGACTTCGCTAACAAGCAAATCATTGTCAGTGCTCAGCAGCTGGATCATCAAATTGAAATCCGGGTCGAAGATGACGGCCCGGGCATCGAAGAAGAAAACTGGGCCAAGGTATTTAACCCCTTTTTCCAGGAGCAAGGACATCGTAACCGGGCGGGAAAAAGCTACGGCTTAGGGCTGGCTATTGTTGCAAAAGTAGTCGACTGGCATCATGGACAGGCGAGTGTTAGCAGATCTGATCTGCTCGGTGGCGCAAAGTTCACATTAACATTTTCCTGTAAAGCTCCGAGAAATACTGTCAAGACTGACTGA
- a CDS encoding response regulator transcription factor: MEQYGTILLVEDDESLAQWVADYLNNQGYTTECCYRGDQVVGMVKQHEPDLVLLDIMLPGQDGISVCRELRQFYNKPIIMLTAKDEEMDEVIGLEVGASDYVIKPVRPRALLARIKANMRVAQENDTSTDTNAVMLNVGNLRIDTQARKVIVADQEVNVSSAEYLLLHFLASNAGEVVSRDAVFKATKGREYDGLDRSVDVLISALRKKFGDDPQNPEKIKTIWGKGYLLVPSAW, translated from the coding sequence ATGGAGCAATACGGCACAATTTTGTTGGTTGAAGATGACGAATCACTCGCACAGTGGGTTGCTGACTACCTGAATAATCAAGGCTATACCACTGAGTGTTGTTATCGCGGCGACCAGGTTGTCGGTATGGTCAAACAACACGAACCGGATTTGGTTTTACTGGACATCATGTTACCGGGTCAGGATGGTATCAGCGTGTGTCGCGAGTTGCGCCAGTTTTACAACAAGCCCATCATCATGCTGACAGCCAAAGATGAAGAGATGGACGAGGTGATTGGACTGGAGGTTGGTGCCAGTGACTATGTGATCAAGCCGGTACGCCCTCGTGCTTTACTGGCGCGGATCAAAGCCAATATGCGTGTTGCCCAGGAAAATGACACCAGCACAGATACCAATGCTGTTATGCTCAATGTGGGCAATCTCCGTATAGATACTCAGGCACGTAAGGTAATCGTCGCGGATCAGGAAGTGAATGTCTCCAGCGCTGAATATCTGTTACTCCATTTTCTGGCCAGTAACGCCGGAGAAGTGGTTTCCCGGGATGCAGTGTTTAAAGCCACCAAAGGACGTGAATATGACGGCCTGGATCGCAGTGTTGATGTACTTATTTCCGCACTGCGTAAAAAGTTTGGCGATGACCCTCAAAACCCTGAAAAAATTAAAACAATCTGGGGGAAAGGCTATCTGCTGGTGCCTTCAGCCTGGTAA
- a CDS encoding serine hydrolase domain-containing protein has translation MKSLHHLIIIAFALTTWVVQANPDSEQLRWEQFVNAYSKQLKQKLKEKSIPGAALSIVHQQHGDHIAGIGQTKVKKGRNVTANTRFRLASVSKTFAGSLTAKLAAQGVLNLEDTVAEHLPIFSESAYGKAKLYHLLSHSSGLVPNAYDNLIESRMAYDKIYPRLVDVKHICRPGICYGYQNVMFSLIGNVIAQTTQLSYESWLEHFFFAPLGMKDAGLGHAHMTRDDNFAAPHVRGTKRWHTARLKPHYYKVAPAAGVNASAADMGQWLKAQLGIYPSVLSLDALTIQSRPYTHTKRELRRRVWRNYVEQAHYGLGWRIYSFSGELMYYHSGWVQGYRTDVAVLPELGIGFSLLLNAESGVINGLSTEFIRQAIEFSRTAREQADAQAAS, from the coding sequence ATGAAGTCACTGCATCACCTTATTATTATTGCTTTCGCACTGACGACTTGGGTCGTTCAGGCTAACCCAGACAGCGAACAGCTGCGCTGGGAGCAATTTGTGAACGCATATTCTAAGCAACTCAAACAAAAACTAAAAGAAAAATCGATACCGGGTGCTGCTTTGAGCATTGTTCATCAGCAGCATGGTGATCATATTGCAGGCATAGGGCAAACCAAAGTTAAAAAAGGGCGTAACGTCACGGCTAACACGCGTTTTCGGCTAGCGTCGGTGTCTAAGACTTTTGCCGGTTCCCTGACTGCTAAGTTGGCAGCTCAAGGGGTACTCAATCTAGAAGATACCGTTGCGGAGCATCTTCCTATTTTTAGTGAGAGTGCCTACGGAAAGGCTAAGTTATATCACTTGCTGAGCCACTCCAGCGGTCTGGTACCCAACGCCTATGATAATCTGATAGAGTCACGTATGGCGTATGACAAAATTTATCCACGCCTGGTTGATGTTAAACATATTTGTCGGCCGGGTATTTGTTATGGCTATCAGAATGTCATGTTTAGCCTGATCGGCAATGTGATTGCACAAACAACGCAGCTTAGCTACGAATCCTGGCTTGAGCACTTTTTCTTTGCTCCTTTGGGTATGAAAGATGCGGGCTTAGGTCATGCGCACATGACCAGAGATGATAATTTTGCCGCGCCTCATGTGCGGGGGACTAAACGTTGGCACACCGCCAGGCTGAAGCCTCACTACTATAAAGTGGCGCCAGCGGCCGGTGTGAATGCCAGTGCCGCAGATATGGGACAATGGTTAAAGGCACAACTGGGTATATACCCTTCGGTTTTATCGCTGGATGCGCTTACCATTCAGTCACGACCTTATACGCACACAAAGCGTGAGCTACGCAGGCGAGTGTGGCGTAATTATGTTGAGCAAGCACATTATGGGCTGGGCTGGCGTATCTACAGTTTTTCAGGTGAGTTAATGTATTACCACAGTGGCTGGGTACAAGGATATAGAACGGATGTGGCAGTGTTGCCAGAATTGGGGATTGGCTTTAGCTTGCTGTTAAACGCTGAAAGTGGGGTCATCAACGGCCTGAGTACAGAGTTCATTCGTCAGGCCATTGAATTTAGCAGAACTGCCAGGGAGCAAGCTGATGCTCAGGCAGCCAGCTAG
- the yhbY gene encoding ribosome assembly RNA-binding protein YhbY: protein MTLSNKQKQYLKGLAHDLKPVVLLGGNGLTEGVLLEIEQCLDIHELIKVKVPTNDRETKQLIFEAIIRETGAHKVQTIGHIVVLYRQSEDKKIQLPRQ, encoded by the coding sequence ATGACATTATCAAATAAACAGAAGCAGTACCTAAAAGGGTTAGCACATGACCTCAAACCCGTTGTTTTGCTCGGTGGTAACGGGCTGACAGAGGGAGTTCTGTTAGAGATTGAGCAATGTTTAGACATCCACGAGCTCATCAAGGTCAAAGTACCGACCAATGATCGTGAGACCAAACAGCTTATCTTTGAAGCCATTATCCGTGAAACCGGTGCCCATAAGGTTCAAACTATCGGACATATCGTCGTTTTGTATCGCCAAAGCGAAGATAAAAAAATCCAGCTACCTCGCCAGTAG
- the rlmE gene encoding 23S rRNA (uridine(2552)-2'-O)-methyltransferase RlmE: MANKKHSASSKRWLKEHVEDPYVHEAQKRGYRSRAVFKLEEIQQKDKLFRAGMHVVDLGAAPGSWSQYLAEQVGEKGEVIACDILPMDSLPGVAFLQGDFREEAVLNALMERIGGKNIDVVCSDMAPNMSGNNVIDQAGSMYLVELAFDMCHQVLKPNGAFAVKVFQGEGFDQFVQDVRNAFKVVKIRKPKASRPRSREVYIVATGYKL; the protein is encoded by the coding sequence ATGGCAAATAAAAAGCACTCAGCGAGCTCCAAACGCTGGTTAAAAGAACATGTTGAAGATCCTTATGTTCATGAGGCACAAAAGCGAGGCTATCGCTCACGTGCTGTGTTTAAGTTGGAAGAAATCCAACAGAAAGACAAATTGTTTAGAGCAGGCATGCATGTTGTCGACCTGGGCGCAGCGCCAGGAAGCTGGTCTCAATATCTGGCGGAACAGGTCGGTGAGAAGGGCGAAGTAATCGCGTGTGACATATTACCAATGGACTCTCTGCCAGGCGTAGCCTTTTTGCAAGGTGACTTTCGCGAAGAGGCTGTGCTCAATGCCTTAATGGAACGAATTGGTGGCAAAAATATTGATGTGGTATGTTCAGACATGGCACCCAATATGAGTGGCAACAACGTGATAGATCAGGCTGGTAGTATGTATTTGGTCGAATTGGCATTTGATATGTGTCATCAGGTACTCAAACCGAATGGGGCTTTTGCTGTGAAGGTGTTTCAGGGTGAAGGCTTTGATCAGTTTGTGCAGGACGTGCGTAATGCCTTTAAAGTGGTTAAGATCCGCAAACCAAAAGCGTCCCGGCCGCGATCTCGAGAAGTATATATAGTGGCGACGGGCTACAAACTGTAG
- the ftsH gene encoding ATP-dependent zinc metalloprotease FtsH, with protein sequence MAKNLILWLVIAVVLMTVFQSFNGGEQADRQTSYTQFVNEVRSGVVRDVNIDRTAGTITGIKNNGERFQTIMPLYDDDLINDLLKNDVNVKGVAPEEQSFLANIFISWFPMLLLIGVWIFFMRQMQGGGGKGAMSFGKSKARLMGEDQVKTTFADVAGCDEAKEDVTELVDFLRDPSKFQKLGGNIPKGVLMVGPPGTGKTLLAKAVAGEAKVPFFTISGSDFVEMFVGVGASRVRDMFDQAKKAAPCIIFIDEIDAVGRKRGAGMGGGHDEREQTLNQMLVEMDGFEGNEGIIVIAATNRPDVLDPALLRPGRFDRQVVVGLPDVRGREQILNVHMRKVPLDENVEASLIARGTPGFSGADLANLVNEAALFAARGNKRKVSMAEFDAAKDKIMMGAERKSMVMSEKEKEMTAYHEAGHAIVGRLVPEHDPVYKVSIIPRGRALGVTMYLPEQDRVSHSKEHLESMLSSLYGGRIAEAIIYGDDKVTTGASNDIERATDIARKMVTQWGLSPKLGPQMYMEEQGEMFMGGGSSRMAGVSDETAKLIDAEIKDFVTRNYGRAEQILKDNMDILHAMKDALMKYETIDAGQIDDLMERKEVRPPRDAHDRKPTDSGNTGASAGTSNDVEKNESAPASGSELDDKL encoded by the coding sequence ATGGCGAAGAACTTAATACTCTGGTTGGTGATAGCAGTCGTGCTTATGACCGTATTTCAGAGCTTCAATGGTGGCGAACAAGCAGATCGCCAGACTAGTTATACTCAGTTTGTGAACGAAGTGCGTAGCGGTGTAGTCCGCGATGTCAACATCGACCGCACAGCTGGCACGATCACAGGGATCAAAAATAATGGTGAACGTTTCCAAACCATTATGCCGTTGTATGATGACGACCTGATCAATGATTTACTTAAAAATGATGTAAACGTCAAAGGGGTTGCGCCGGAAGAGCAGTCTTTCCTGGCTAACATCTTTATTTCCTGGTTCCCTATGCTGTTGTTAATTGGCGTGTGGATCTTCTTCATGCGTCAGATGCAAGGTGGCGGCGGTAAAGGCGCCATGTCATTTGGTAAGAGCAAAGCACGTCTGATGGGTGAAGATCAGGTTAAAACCACATTTGCCGACGTTGCAGGGTGCGATGAAGCAAAGGAAGACGTTACCGAGTTGGTAGACTTCCTGCGTGATCCATCTAAGTTCCAGAAGCTTGGCGGTAACATTCCTAAGGGAGTGTTGATGGTAGGTCCTCCTGGTACTGGTAAAACTTTGCTTGCTAAAGCGGTAGCAGGCGAAGCCAAAGTGCCATTTTTTACCATTTCAGGTTCTGATTTCGTAGAAATGTTTGTTGGTGTTGGTGCGTCACGCGTACGTGACATGTTCGACCAGGCAAAGAAAGCGGCACCGTGTATCATCTTTATCGATGAGATCGATGCTGTAGGTCGTAAACGTGGTGCGGGTATGGGTGGCGGTCACGATGAGCGTGAGCAAACTCTTAACCAAATGTTGGTTGAAATGGACGGCTTTGAAGGCAATGAAGGTATTATTGTTATTGCTGCGACGAACCGCCCAGATGTACTTGACCCGGCATTGCTTCGCCCAGGCCGTTTTGACCGCCAGGTAGTAGTAGGTTTACCAGACGTACGTGGTCGTGAGCAAATTCTGAATGTACACATGCGCAAAGTGCCGCTTGATGAAAACGTTGAAGCGTCTTTAATTGCCCGCGGTACGCCAGGTTTCTCAGGTGCTGACTTGGCTAACCTGGTTAATGAAGCCGCACTGTTTGCTGCGCGTGGCAACAAACGTAAAGTGAGCATGGCTGAGTTTGACGCAGCCAAAGACAAAATCATGATGGGCGCTGAGCGTAAATCTATGGTGATGTCTGAGAAAGAAAAAGAAATGACAGCATACCATGAGGCTGGTCACGCGATTGTAGGTCGATTGGTTCCAGAGCATGATCCTGTCTACAAAGTGTCTATCATTCCGCGAGGTCGTGCATTGGGTGTCACTATGTATTTGCCGGAGCAAGACAGAGTAAGTCACTCAAAAGAGCATTTAGAGTCTATGTTATCGAGCCTGTATGGTGGCCGAATTGCAGAAGCCATTATATATGGTGATGACAAAGTAACAACGGGTGCCAGCAACGACATTGAGCGAGCTACCGATATTGCACGCAAGATGGTAACGCAATGGGGTTTGAGTCCAAAGTTGGGTCCTCAGATGTACATGGAAGAGCAAGGCGAAATGTTTATGGGTGGCGGGTCGTCACGCATGGCTGGTGTGTCTGATGAGACTGCTAAGCTTATTGATGCTGAAATTAAGGATTTTGTTACCCGTAACTACGGCAGAGCGGAGCAAATTCTGAAAGACAATATGGATATTCTTCACGCGATGAAGGATGCATTGATGAAGTACGAAACAATTGATGCTGGTCAGATTGACGACTTAATGGAAAGAAAAGAGGTGCGTCCACCCAGAGATGCCCATGACCGTAAGCCAACTGATAGTGGCAATACTGGTGCTTCTGCTGGTACTAGTAATGACGTTGAAAAGAACGAAAGTGCCCCAGCATCGGGTTCTGAGCTTGATGACAAGTTATAA
- the folP gene encoding dihydropteroate synthase, which produces MLKLKLPRGRTLDLSTPQIMGIVNVTPDSFSDGGKYCQADSAVKHGLILLEQGASVLDIGGESTRPGAPDVALEQELERVIPVIEGIRAQSDCIISVDTSKAEVMSAAIEAGADMINDVRALQEPGALDVAARYDDVAVCLMHMQGQPRTMQLNPSYEELFKDISAFFQSRMTCCVEAGITPDRLILDPGFGFGKTLEHNFSLLGHLSYFAELQRPILAGLSRKSMFGKLLNRDTDERLAASLSGALLCAQQGAQIIRVHDVKETNDVLRVWHAATHGVNK; this is translated from the coding sequence ATGCTTAAGCTTAAACTTCCTCGTGGTCGTACACTTGACCTTTCTACACCCCAAATAATGGGAATTGTTAATGTAACTCCTGATTCATTCTCAGACGGCGGCAAGTATTGTCAGGCTGACAGCGCTGTCAAGCACGGTTTAATACTGCTTGAGCAAGGTGCGAGTGTGCTCGATATTGGCGGTGAGTCGACACGCCCTGGTGCGCCTGACGTCGCATTAGAACAAGAACTTGAACGTGTTATTCCTGTTATCGAAGGCATTCGAGCTCAGTCAGACTGCATTATTTCAGTCGACACCAGTAAAGCTGAGGTGATGTCCGCTGCGATTGAAGCTGGTGCGGATATGATCAACGATGTGCGTGCGTTGCAAGAGCCTGGCGCTCTTGACGTGGCTGCACGTTACGACGATGTTGCGGTGTGTTTGATGCACATGCAGGGGCAGCCGAGAACCATGCAGCTCAACCCCAGCTATGAGGAACTTTTTAAGGATATTAGCGCTTTTTTTCAGTCACGTATGACTTGCTGTGTAGAGGCAGGCATAACGCCTGATCGCCTCATTCTAGATCCAGGCTTTGGTTTTGGCAAAACACTGGAACATAACTTTTCATTGTTAGGACACTTATCTTACTTTGCCGAACTGCAACGTCCTATTCTTGCCGGGTTATCCCGCAAATCTATGTTTGGCAAATTACTTAATCGGGATACAGATGAGCGCTTGGCTGCAAGCCTGAGTGGGGCATTATTATGTGCCCAACAGGGGGCGCAGATTATACGTGTTCATGATGTTAAAGAAACCAATGATGTGCTGCGGGTTTGGCACGCAGCAACCCATGGAGTAAATAAATGA
- the glmM gene encoding phosphoglucosamine mutase: MTTRKYFGTDGVRGMVGEFPITPEFALKLGWAAGKVLSKSGTKKVIIGKDTRISGYLLETSLEAGLIAAGINVVLLGPMPTPAVAYLTQTFRAEAGIVISASHNPYHDNGIKFFGGDGKKLPDQVELEIEAMLDEPMTCVASDKLGKARRLENADGRYIEFCKGQFPNELSLEGLKIVLDCANGATYHIAPAVMRELGAEVICTACEPNGVNINEKCGATHVDALKRHVLEHQADVGIAYDGDGDRVMMVDHNGRVFDGDDIVYIIAAQAQRSGQLKGGVVGTVMSNMGLENALKEKDIPFERSKVGDRYVLSKLQEHGWTIGGESSGHVLNLELIPTGDGIVSSLQVLAAMVAQNQTLKDLGAGFVKYPMKMINVRYAKGTDPVSADEVQQAVRDVESELGEKGRVLLRKSGTEPVVRVMVEAEQEKQVIDFATKIAQVVESVSN, translated from the coding sequence ATGACGACAAGAAAATATTTTGGTACCGACGGTGTACGTGGAATGGTTGGGGAGTTTCCAATCACACCTGAGTTTGCACTTAAACTGGGCTGGGCAGCAGGTAAAGTGCTGTCTAAATCTGGCACCAAGAAAGTAATCATAGGTAAAGATACGCGTATTTCAGGCTATCTACTGGAAACGTCTCTAGAGGCGGGGCTTATTGCCGCTGGCATTAATGTGGTATTGCTTGGGCCAATGCCAACACCTGCCGTTGCCTACTTGACGCAAACATTCCGCGCTGAAGCGGGCATTGTGATCAGTGCCTCGCATAACCCATATCATGATAATGGAATTAAATTTTTCGGTGGTGATGGTAAAAAGCTGCCGGATCAAGTTGAGCTAGAAATCGAAGCCATGCTTGACGAACCCATGACCTGTGTGGCTTCAGATAAGCTGGGTAAGGCACGACGTCTGGAAAACGCAGACGGTCGTTATATTGAGTTCTGTAAGGGACAATTCCCAAATGAACTCTCACTCGAGGGCCTTAAAATCGTTTTGGATTGCGCTAATGGTGCAACGTACCACATTGCGCCGGCAGTCATGCGTGAGTTAGGTGCAGAAGTGATCTGCACGGCATGTGAGCCAAATGGGGTTAATATCAATGAAAAGTGCGGTGCAACGCACGTTGATGCTCTAAAACGCCATGTACTTGAGCACCAGGCCGATGTGGGGATCGCCTATGATGGTGATGGCGATCGCGTCATGATGGTGGACCACAACGGTCGTGTGTTTGATGGGGATGACATTGTATATATCATCGCGGCACAAGCTCAGCGCAGTGGACAGCTAAAAGGTGGTGTCGTCGGCACTGTGATGTCTAACATGGGTTTGGAAAATGCGCTGAAAGAGAAAGACATTCCGTTTGAGCGCAGTAAAGTGGGCGACCGTTATGTGTTGAGTAAACTTCAGGAGCATGGCTGGACAATTGGCGGTGAAAGTTCGGGCCACGTCTTGAACCTTGAACTTATCCCGACTGGCGATGGTATTGTGTCAAGTTTGCAGGTACTTGCTGCTATGGTTGCTCAAAACCAGACGCTCAAAGATTTAGGCGCTGGATTTGTCAAATATCCGATGAAAATGATTAATGTGCGTTATGCCAAAGGCACAGATCCCGTATCAGCGGATGAGGTTCAACAAGCGGTGAGGGACGTTGAGTCCGAGTTGGGTGAAAAAGGCCGGGTCCTGTTAAGAAAGTCAGGTACCGAGCCCGTTGTTCGCGTTATGGTTGAAGCCGAACAGGAAAAGCAAGTTATTGACTTTGCCACCAAAATTGCTCAAGTCGTTGAATCTGTGAGCAACTAA
- the tpiA gene encoding triose-phosphate isomerase, translating into MGQRKPIVAGNWKMNGSLELIKEIAAVSAQIEEQQCEVLVFPPAVLLSEAISAGLKCGTQTVSEFDAGAYTGEVQASLVKSLGAHYTLVGHSERRSIYGESNEDVANKFAQAQQSGLTPILCIGETQEQRTDGKTEEVVKQQLESVIEKLGVASLANSVIAYEPVWAIGTGLTATPEQAQATHKYIRDLLRSYDGQVADALRILYGGSVNESNSELLFAQADIDGGLIGGASLKPESFSAICESAKG; encoded by the coding sequence ATGGGACAGAGAAAGCCAATCGTCGCAGGCAACTGGAAAATGAACGGCTCTTTAGAGCTGATAAAAGAAATTGCAGCGGTGAGTGCTCAAATTGAAGAGCAGCAGTGTGAGGTATTAGTTTTTCCTCCTGCGGTGTTACTGTCTGAGGCAATATCAGCTGGTTTAAAATGTGGCACACAGACTGTGTCAGAATTTGACGCTGGTGCCTACACAGGTGAAGTACAAGCCTCTTTAGTGAAATCCCTTGGTGCACATTACACCTTAGTAGGACACTCTGAAAGACGTAGTATTTACGGTGAGTCCAACGAGGATGTCGCAAATAAATTTGCTCAAGCGCAGCAAAGTGGATTGACGCCTATTCTGTGTATTGGTGAAACCCAAGAGCAAAGAACAGATGGCAAGACAGAAGAAGTTGTTAAACAACAGCTTGAATCTGTCATTGAAAAATTAGGCGTAGCATCACTGGCAAATTCTGTGATAGCATACGAGCCTGTTTGGGCCATAGGTACCGGTTTAACAGCCACACCAGAACAAGCCCAGGCAACGCATAAGTATATTCGCGACTTGTTACGTAGTTATGATGGACAGGTTGCAGATGCACTACGCATACTATATGGCGGTAGTGTTAATGAAAGTAATAGTGAATTATTGTTCGCACAAGCAGATATTGACGGTGGCCTGATAGGCGGAGCGAGTCTCAAACCTGAAAGCTTTAGCGCTATCTGTGAAAGTGCAAAGGGATAA
- the secG gene encoding preprotein translocase subunit SecG: MYEILLVIYLVVSLALIGMILIQQGKGADMGSSFGAGASATVFGSSGAGNFMTKTTTILATVFFVLSIVLGSLTASQIKQADQWENLEAPASTVVPASQDVPASEESQNNSDVPN, from the coding sequence ATGTACGAGATTCTTTTGGTTATATATTTGGTCGTCTCGCTGGCTTTGATCGGCATGATCTTAATTCAGCAAGGCAAAGGCGCCGACATGGGGTCATCCTTTGGTGCAGGCGCTTCTGCAACCGTGTTTGGTTCATCAGGTGCTGGCAACTTTATGACCAAAACGACGACAATTCTTGCGACGGTATTTTTCGTCCTGAGCATTGTATTAGGTAGCTTGACAGCCAGCCAAATTAAGCAGGCTGATCAGTGGGAAAATCTGGAGGCACCTGCTTCTACAGTAGTACCAGCTAGTCAAGATGTACCAGCGTCAGAAGAGTCTCAAAACAACTCAGACGTCCCAAACTAA